One genomic window of Branchiostoma floridae strain S238N-H82 chromosome 4, Bfl_VNyyK, whole genome shotgun sequence includes the following:
- the LOC118413629 gene encoding uncharacterized protein LOC118413629, whose translation MLEEATSRKGGQYGGGGGSRAGGRAGGGGGYSRAVNRVTPGERIAVTVGEAGTPHYAKPGDGVVVVAWGREINPTGDMVTCPGCADCPCLWAEITPDPAVPVTTEPPPVPENERRRCTGSAGYCPGAHVTGARCVDGFCECSGQEYQKYTCLPVVGSCAISRDSSDARAVPGFQSRSGEVYSCVAEDNSQYEVHALAVYEGYGPRRGFQQEPTGGATMNVYVTADRLAKPVVFVLSSYEPVNWVIHLPDDVELHRVDLMAYYLTQHTSVTVRRGSVKRVLRLSGRIGGVPACAYGKDEGGCDTLELLKYIQETFGPVTSFTGTYRAAQWSLRIGQPPEESIPPGQVPCWTGSQCDACPSGNVGSVNGDKRCCPNCAAQGLILSPSFCFCRRTPETDEDGEGGEILDTGSDGSKGQVKFTRSGVFVVPDGVTAVDVICIGGGGGGRDDHAEILGAYPYGGNGGNSSFGRYLTAEGGKGAKAGNAGGEGGKGTVADGGQGGVGGGCSAGAGAAGQTSGGGGGLVPGSSTHPFCGAGGSSGGSSCGSEFEDMPPGKSGPGGEEPTSRKGGQYGGGGGSRAGGRAGGGGGYSRAVIRVTPGERIAVTVGEAGTPHYAKPGDGVVVVAWGREIDPTGDMFTCPGCSDCPCQQTDAVTTQAPDPAEVTVPATVERARCIGSSGYCSGARTTGARCVDGFCECTKKHYQRYTCLPVVGSCAIRRGSENAEASQAAEQTFSCVADDNSQYEVHVLGVYEGVGRRRLAGEMNVHVTTGQVSKPLVLVFSSYEAVNWVLHLPEDVEVHKVLLISYNIDKSDVTLRRGSVNDVQRLSARTGGVPACAYGKDDGGCKTVEMLKYIKRQFGPVSSFAGTYKTDRWNLRIGSVEATPSPKPPPRCEPLQVRLCEGLGYNRTYLPNLVGHELQQDAELQLQTYTPLIQYGCYEHLKLFLCSMYAPPCGSPPPCRSFCLAAKRDCLPVLSEFGFPWPSALDCDKLQDVTCEEPEEEEEEEDQDEEEYHVNKWTVSPTGCPCWFNESREDCACCADGGCQCDEGTDMHLCVECNSDQQCEAEPWEITGTGCECWFDTSRQDCACCRYGGCQCDETSPHRCARCGDDCGMDMWTLTSDGCACEDDDTRDGCACCKDGGCQCGGTQSHRCVQCGHEDECGGDSHSSTAPPDLPTTPSPETPPTFAEQPANTTVEPGEQVILPCRGNEINGEEPTSTWLKNGNEISGFMGGIFPLATGGLLVIVDEQNKGKYTCRLDFNGKTAEATVWVTFTSDRPTGQLHFTEKPEDQEVPFGGNVIFKCKASGENTVVWQKDRMPGSEFIDGRRVIQHRDDLFITAAMLSDVGTYTCRVFNEITGQFLEASGTLEVIVQLENVCGRPIHRQAPDSYIVGGTDVAPGAVPWIAMLWDIRPGRNRFFCGGSLLTAEWVVTAAHCILEGEVTKDDFIIRLGKLSSERGIFEENERSTTVQEVIIHPNHDPNNYDIDIALVRLAERIAFTDYILPVCLPTVEDARRLLTALPVGSISGWGRTMQDGTFSSSLKEVNVPIIRQGKCRRAHARYDVTKNMFCAGSETGGRDSCDGDSGGPFVVYDNGKWNLIGIVSWGDGCALRDKYGVYTRVHRFRDWLQEYIGEE comes from the exons ATGTTGGAAGAAG CCACTAGCCGTAAGGGCGGCCAGTACGGGGGAGGAGGAGGCAGCCGGGCCGGCGGACGGGCCGGGGGAGGGGGAGGATACTCCCGGGCCGTCAACAGGGTCACACCGGGAGAAAGGATCGCCGTGACGGTGGGCGAGGCGGGGACTCCGCACTACGCCAAGCCGGGAGACGGGGTGGTGGTTGTCGCCTGGGGACGGGAGATCAACCCGACAGGGGACATGGTCACCTGCCCCGGCTGTGCCGACTGTCCCTGTCTGTGGGCTGAAATTACACCAG ATCCCGCTGTTCCGGTAACCACCGAGCCTCCCCCTGTACCCGAGAATGAGAGGAGGAGGTGTACCGGAAGTGCCGGTTACTGTCCAGGTGCACACGTGACCGGTGCGCGGTGTGTAGACGGTTTCTGTGAGTGCTCCGGTCAGGAATACCAGAAATACACCTGCTTAC CGGTTGTCGGAAGCTGTGCAATATCACGTGACTCCAGCGACGCACGAGCTGTGCCTGGTTTTCAGTCCAGGTCGGGTGAGGTGTACAGTTGTGTAGCGGAGGACAACAGTCAGTATGAAGTCCACGCTCTGGCCGTGTATGAAGGCTACGGACCACGAAG GGGTTTCCAACAGGAGCCAACAGGGGGAGCCACAATGAACGTGTACGTCACCGCGGACCGGCTGGCCAAGCCTGTCGTGTTTGTGTTGAGTTCTTACGAGCCTGTCAACTGGGTGATCCATCTACCGGATGATGTCGAACTTCATAGAGTTGACCTG ATGGCCTACTATCTCACGCAACATACCAGTGTGACCGTGCGACGTGGATCAGTCAAAAGGGTGCTACGCCTGTCTGGTCGGATAGGGGGCGTCCCTGCGTGTGCGTACGGGAAAGACGAAGGCGGTTGCGACACACTGGAGCTGTTGAAATACATCCAAGAAACATTTGGACCCGTGACGTCTTTCACCGGAACATATAGGGCGGCGCAGTGGAGTTTGCGCATAG GACAACCTCCTGAAGAGTCGATTCCGCCTGGTCAGGTGCCATGTTGGACTGGCTCCCAGTGTGACGCATGCCCATCCGGGAATGTAGGGAGCGTGAACGGTGACAAGCGCTGCTGTCCGAACTGCGCCGCTCAAG GTTTGATACTGTCACCCTCCTTCTGCTTTTGCCGCCGGACGCCTGAAACAGATGAAGATGGCGAGGGAGGAGAAATATTAGACACAGGAAGTGACG GTTCTAAAGGACAAGTTAAGTTCACCAGGTCCGGAGTATTTGTTGTTCCTGACGGGGTGACCGCCGTTGACGTCATCTGTATCggaggtgggggaggggggcgtgacgACCATGCCGAGATCCTGGGGGCCTATCCGTACGGCGGGAACGGCGGGAATTCTTCCTTCGGACGGTACCTGACGGCGGAGGGAGGGAAAGGCGCCAAGGCGGGAAACGCCG GCGGAGAGGGTGGGAAAGGGACCGTGGCGGACGGAGGACAGGGCGGGGTTGGAGGCGGGTGTAGCGCAGGCGCAGGAGCTGCCGGACAGACATCAGGAGGCGGAGGCGGGCTGGTGCCGGGATCCTCCACACACCCGTTCTGTGGGGCAGGGGGCAGCAGCGGCGGGTCCTCCTGCGGATCCGAGTTTGAGGATATGCCTCCAG GTAAATCTGGACCTGGAGGTGAGGAACCAACAAGCCGTAAGGGCGGTCAGTACGGGGGAGGAGGAGGCAGCCGGGCCGGCGGACGGGCCGGGGGAGGGGGAGGATACTCCCGGGCCGTCATCAGGGTCACACCGGGAGAAAGGATCGCCGTGACGGTGGGCGAGGCGGGGACTCCGCACTACGCCAAGCCGGGAGACGGGGTGGTGGTTGTCGCCTGGGGACGGGAGATCGACCCGACAGGGGACATGTTCACCTGCCCCGGGTGTTCCGACTGTCCCTGTCAGCAAACTGACgctgtaacaacacaag CTCCAGACCCTGCAGAAGTCACCGTTCCGGCGACGGTAGAAAGGGCCCGCTGCATCGGGAGCAGTGGGTACTGCTCGGGGGCTCGCACTACCGGGGCCAGGTGTGTCGATGGGTTCTGTGAATGCACGAAAAAACACTACCAGCGGTACACGTGCTTAC CGGTTGTTGGGAGCTGTGCCATAAGACGTGGATCTGAAAATGCGGAGGCCTCCCAGGCTGCAGAACAGACCTTCAGCTGTGTCGCTGATGACAACAGCCAGTATGAAGTGCACGTGCTGGGGGTGTACGAGGGGGTCGGACGCAGAAG gttgGCAGGGGAGATGAACGTACACGTGACCACAGGCCAGGTCTCAAAACCTCTGGTCTTGGTGTTTAGCTCGTACGAGGCGGTCAACTGGGTGCTCCACCTGCCGGAGGACGTGGAAGTGCACAAAGTGCTTCTG ATTTCGTATAATATCGACAAAAGTGACGTAACTCTGCGGAGGGGTTCCGTGAACGATGTGCAGCGCCTGTCAGCTAGGACAGGGGGCGTTCCTGCATGTGCATATGGGAAGGACGACGGAGGCTGCAAGACTGTGGAGATGCTGAAGTACATCAAAAGACAGTTTGGACCCGTCTCGTCTTTCGCTGGAACATACAAGACAGACAGATGGAACTTGAGAATTG GTTCAGTAGAAGCGACGCCGTCCCCTAAGCCTCCTCCCCGATGTGAGCCGCTCCAGGTACGGCTGTGTGAGGGGCTGGGGTACAACAGAACGTACCTGCCGAATCTAGTAGGGCACGAGTTACAGCAAGATGCGGAACTCCAGCTGCAAACCTACACACCTTTGATTCAGTACGGCTGCTACGAGCATTTAAAG TTGTTCCTATGCTCGATGTACGCGCCTCCTTGCGGAAGTCCCCCGCCATGCCGCTCCTTCTGTCTTGCCGCCAAGCGCGATTGCCTACCCGTCTTGTCCGAGTTCGGCTTTCCGTGGCCGTCAGCTTTGGACTGTGACAAATTACAAGATGTGACTTGTGAGGAGccagaggaggaagaggaggaagaggacCAGGATGAGGAAG AATACCACGTGAATAAGTGGACGGTGTCCCCCACCGGTTGCCCATGCTGGTTTAACGAGAGCAGGGAAGACTGTGCGTGCTGTGCAGATGGAGGTTGTCAGTGCGACGAAGGAAccgacat GCACTTGTGCGTAGAGTGTAACAGTGACCAGCAGTGCGAGGCGGAACCGTGGGAGATTACCGGTACAGGGTGCGAATGTTGGTTCGACACATCCAGACAGGACTGTGCGTGTTGTAG GTACGGTGGGTGTCAATGTGACGAAACCAGTCCCCACAGGTGCGCCAGGTGTGGGGACGACTGCGGGATGGACATGTGGACTCTGACATCTGACGGGTGCGCCTGCGAAGACGACGACACCAGGGACGGTTGTGCTTGTTGTAAAGATGGCGGTTGTCAGTGCGGAGGCACACAGTCGCATAGATGCGTCCAGTGCGGCCATGAAGATGAGTGTGGTGGTGACAGTCACTCATCGACTGCGCCTCCTGACCTGCCCACTACCCCGTCACCAGAGACACCGCCCACCTTCGCCGAACAGCCGGCCAACACCACTGTGGAGCCGGGGGAACAGGTCATCCTGCCGTGCCGTGGGAACGAGATCAACGGAGAAGAGCCAACCTCCACTTGGTTGAAAAACGGGAACGAGATTTCTGGCTTCATGGGAGGGATTTTCCCGCTGGCCACTGGTGGGCTGCTGGTGATAGTGGACGAACAGAACAAGGGAAAGTACACATGTAGGCTCGACTTTAACGGTAAAACAGCGGAGGCTACTGTGTGGGTTACTTTCACTTCTGACA GGCCCACCGGACAGCTTCACTTCACGGAGAAACCAGAAGATCAGGAAGTTCCGTTCGGCGGAAACGTCATCTTCAAGTGTAAGGCATCAG GCGAGAACACAGTGGTTTGGCAAAAGGACAGAATGCCGGGCTCCGAGTTCATCGACGGACGTCGGGTCATCCAGCATCGGGACGACCTGTTCATCACGGCGGCCATGTTGTCTGACGTAGGAACCTATACCTGCAGGGTGTTCAACGAAATTACCGGCCAATTCTTGGAGGCTTCTGGTACTTTGGAAGTCATCGTACAACTAGAAAACG TTTGTGGAAGACCCATCCATCGTCAGGCCCCGGACAGCTACATCGTTGGCGGCACGGACGTGGCCCCGGGCGCGGTCCCGTGGATCGCCATGCTGTGGGACATCCGCCCCGGCAGGAACCGCTTCTTCTGCGGCGGGAGTCTGCTGACGGCGGAGTGGGTCGTCACTGCCGCACACTGCATTCTGGAGGGGGAGGTCACCAAGGACGACTTCATCATTCGTCTCGGGAAACTCAGCTCCGAGCGGGGCATTTTTGAAGAAAACGAAAGATCCACAACAG TGCAAGAAGTCATCATCCACCCAAACCACGACCCGAACAATTACGACATTGACATCGCTCTTGTTCGTCTTGCTGAGAGGATCGCTTTTACCGACTACATCCTGCCGGTGTGCCTCCCCACGGTAGAGGACGCCCGCCGACTGCTCACAGCGCTGCCCGTGGGCTCCATCAGCGGCTGGGGCAGGACCATGCAGGATGGTACATTTTCGTCTTCGCTGAAAGAG GTCAACGTACCGATCATACGCCAGGGTAAATGCCGGAGAGCCCATGCGCGCTATGATGTAACAAAGAACATGTTCTGCGCCGGCAGTGAAACCGGAGGGAGGGACTCCTGTGATGGCGACAGCGGAGGACCATTTGTAGTCTACGATAACGGGAA gtggaaCTTGATAGGAATCGTTAGTTGGGGTGACGGCTGCGCACTGAGAGACAAATACGGCGTGTACACCCGAGTGCACAGGTTCCGCGACTGGCTGCAGGAGTACATCGGTGAGGAATAG